In Rhodamnia argentea isolate NSW1041297 chromosome 4, ASM2092103v1, whole genome shotgun sequence, the following proteins share a genomic window:
- the LOC115756761 gene encoding glycosyltransferase BC10-like gives MQARAVLSEEGKDLPVANRTNQTKALPLRLLQLFVPFVLVCIAFSVISIYTVRRFGIQSMVTNAKSGFQPCYEEANSLDRWIRPPSDLLHNMSDKELFWRATLVPKIKKYPFRRVPKIAFMFLTKGPLPLAPLWERFFKGHEGLYSIYIHSHPSFHAHFRPSSAFYKRQIPSQVSEWGRMSMCDAEKRLIANALLDISNEWFILLSESCIPLYNFSLIYHYIMKSRYSFMGAFDDPGPYGRGRYNENMAPEVNISQWRKGSQWFEINRKLAINIVEDATYYPKFESFCRPACYVDEHYFPTMLTIRAGNLLANRSITWVDWSRGGAHPATFGKSDIREEFLQKINKNHRCTYNGRNSSMCFLFARKFAPSALFPLLELAPKVLGY, from the exons ATGCAAGCAAGGGCAGTATTATCAGAGGAAGGCAAGGATCTTCCTGTGGCGAATCGGACGAACCAAACGAAGGCTTTGCCTCTAAGATTGCTTCAGTTATTTGTGCCTTTTGTGTTGGTGTGTATTGCATTTTCAGTCATTAGTATATATACTGTTCGGCGGTTTGGGATTCAAAGCATGGTTACAAATGCTAAGTCCGGTTTTCAGCCGTGCTATGAAGAAGCCAATAGTTTAGACCGTTGGATCCGGCCTCCGTCGGATCTTCTCCACAATATGTCTGATAAGGAACTATTTTGGAGAGCAACCCTTGTTCCTAAAATCAAGAAGTATCCATTCAGAAGAGTTCCGAAGATTGCTTTCATGTTCTTGACCAAGGGGCCGTTGCCACTGGCTCCTCTTTGGGAGAGGTTCTTCAAGGGCCACGAGGGGCTTTATTCGATATATATCCATTCCCATCCATCATTCCATGCCCACTTTCGTCCTTCGTCGGCATTTTACAAGAGGCAAATCCCAAGCCAG GTGTCTGAGTGGGGCAGGATGAGCATGTGCGATGCAGAGAAAAGACTCATTGCCAACGCATTGCTAGACATATCCAATGAGTGGTtcattcttctttctgaatCATGCATTCCGCTGTATAATTTCAGCCTCATCTATCACTACATTATGAAGTCCAGATATAGCTTCATGGGTGCATTTGATGATCCCGGACCATATGGGAGAGGTCGATACAATGAGAATATGGCCCCCGAAGTGAACATTTCTCAATGGCGTAAAGGATCGCAATGGTTCGAAATCAATCGAAAGCTCGCTATAAACATCGTGGAGGATGCTACTTATTACCCGAAATTCGAGAGTTTCTGTAGGCCAGCATGTTATGTCGACGAGCACTATTTCCCAACGATGCTGACCATCCGAGCAGGAAATCTCTTGGCCAACAGAAGTATAACGTGGGTGGACTGGTCCAGAGGCGGCGCTCACCCCGCCACGTTTGGAAAGTCTGATATTAGAGAAGaatttttgcagaaaataaacaaGAACCATCGCTGCACCTACAATGGCCGAAACTCTTCAATGTGTTTTCTTTTCGCGAGAAAGTTCGCTCCGAGTGCATTGTTTCCTCTCCTAGAGTTAGCTCCGAAGGTCCTCGGCTATTAA
- the LOC115756763 gene encoding probable serine/threonine-protein kinase DDB_G0282963, giving the protein MEKDLQRANNNGISTNSNGRAADGGLLLRSTSETTRQTTTATAATTSDFVLQWGSRKRPRCMKVQVKDDGAAHKAAAGGRVERRVIRVADKDSANPTANNHGNGTVYLNLRQRPSSPPFPPLQRVLRNSENSSAMRGHSNGGLRGFSSPDRGAHDKKGTNHPHPLHSNHHHHLISNSHHHHHHNESNNKSAASSETAHDSKKGGSSSGSGDAAVAPPPVWPPKFVIALTNKEKEEDFIIFKGSKLPQRPKKRAKMVQRTVNLVSPGAWLCDLTLERYEVREKKISKKRPRGLKAMGNMDSDSE; this is encoded by the exons atggaaaaagacTTGCAGAGGGCCAACAATAATGGCATCTCCACCAATTCCAACGGCAGAGCCGCCGACGGAGGCTTGCTACTGAGATCGACCTCGGAGACCACTAGGCagacgacgacggcgacggcggcaACGACGTCCGATTTCGTGCTGCAGTGGGGGAGTCGGAAGCGGCCCAGGTGCATGAAGGTGCAGGTCAAGGACGACGGGGCGGCTCACaaggcggcggcgggcggtcGGGTGGAGCGGCGGGTCATCAGGGTGGCCGATAAAGACTCGGCCAATCCGACGGCGAATAATCACGGAAACGGGACTGTGTACTTGAATCTACGTCAACGTCCCTCGTCGCCTCCTTTTCCGCCACTTCAGCGCGTTCTCAG GAACTCGGAGAATTCGAGTGCGATGCGAGGGCACAGCAACGGCGGTCTCAGGGGTTTCTCTTCGCCGGACAGGGGTGCGCACGATAAGAAAGGCACCAaccacccccaccccctccACAGCAATCACCATCACCACCTGATCAGCAacagccaccaccaccaccaccacaatgAGAGCAATAACAAATCGGCCGCGTCGTCCGAGACCGCCCACGACAGCAAGAAGGGCGGGTCGTCGTCCGGGAGCGGGGACGCGGCGGTGGCGCCGCCCCCGGTCTGGCCGCCTAAGTTCGTGATCGCCCTGACGAAcaaggaaaaggaggaggacttcatcatcttcaaaggGTCCAAGCTGCCTCAGAGACCCAAGAAGAGGGCCAAGATGGTCCAGCGCACCGTCAAT TTGGTAAGCCCTGGGGCGTGGTTGTGTGACTTGACCCTAGAGCGGTATGAGGTCCGGGAGAAGAAGATATCCAAGAAG AGACCGAGAGGATTGAAGGCTATGGGCAACATGGACTCTGATTCCGAATGA